In Deltaproteobacteria bacterium, a single window of DNA contains:
- the hemW gene encoding radical SAM family heme chaperone HemW encodes MSKKSESDLGLYIHIPYCIKKCPYCAFNSFPRGYVNAGYVDSLIKESRWAGDLLNIAGRPLESLYLGGGTPSLLDPLSMEKLINSIFSSYGRARHCEVTLEVNPATNGGEKLKAFRSAGINRLSMGVQSFNDDNLKFLGRLHDAGESEKAFSDARGAGFDNISMDIIFALPGQDGKGLLKELEKAAYLGPEHISLYLLTMEEETPMNERARKREFFPAPDHVQEELFLLAADYLAGRGYSRYETSNYAREGYRSRHNMRYWQGGDYIGLGAGAHSYLSEPGWGIRWWNLRDAGEYETRIKEGLMPLESLEILSREEAVRETVFTALRTGEGLKEGFLRERFGLSLYEVVSEDKLLHIPYELYQAEGGNLSLTDRGALLADDIAERISL; translated from the coding sequence ATGTCAAAAAAAAGTGAAAGTGATTTAGGTTTATATATACACATACCCTATTGTATAAAAAAATGTCCCTATTGTGCCTTTAATTCCTTTCCCAGGGGTTACGTTAACGCCGGATACGTCGATTCACTTATTAAGGAATCCCGCTGGGCAGGTGATCTTTTAAATATTGCAGGCAGGCCGCTTGAAAGTCTCTACCTTGGTGGCGGCACACCCTCTCTTCTTGATCCCCTTTCTATGGAAAAGCTCATAAACAGTATCTTCTCATCCTATGGCCGGGCAAGGCATTGCGAGGTTACCCTGGAAGTCAATCCCGCAACGAATGGCGGGGAAAAATTGAAAGCCTTTCGCTCTGCCGGCATAAACCGCCTGAGCATGGGCGTGCAGAGTTTTAATGATGACAATCTGAAATTTCTCGGCAGGCTTCATGATGCCGGAGAGAGTGAAAAGGCTTTTTCCGATGCAAGAGGAGCAGGTTTTGACAACATCAGTATGGATATAATCTTTGCTCTCCCCGGGCAGGATGGGAAAGGGCTGCTGAAAGAACTTGAAAAGGCGGCATACCTCGGTCCTGAACATATTTCACTTTACCTGCTGACCATGGAAGAGGAAACCCCTATGAATGAAAGGGCCCGAAAGAGAGAATTTTTCCCTGCTCCCGACCATGTGCAGGAGGAACTCTTTCTTCTTGCGGCGGACTATCTTGCCGGCAGGGGCTACAGCCGCTATGAAACCTCGAATTATGCCAGGGAGGGATACCGGTCAAGGCATAATATGCGTTACTGGCAGGGTGGCGATTATATCGGTTTGGGCGCCGGCGCCCATTCCTATCTGTCCGAACCGGGCTGGGGGATACGCTGGTGGAACCTGAGAGATGCCGGAGAGTACGAAACGCGCATAAAAGAGGGTCTCATGCCTCTTGAATCGCTGGAGATACTCAGCAGAGAAGAGGCGGTAAGAGAAACGGTATTTACGGCCTTGAGAACAGGCGAGGGTTTGAAAGAAGGTTTTCTCAGGGAACGATTCGGCCTTTCTCTCTATGAAGTGGTTTCAGAGGATAAGCTTCTCCATATTCCTTATGAACTCTATCAGGCAGAGGGCGGGAATCTCTCTCTTACAGACCGGGGAGCGCTGCTGGCTGATGATATTGCGGAGCGCATATCTTTGTAG